In Nocardioides sp. JS614, the sequence GTCGACCTGTGGGCCGGCACCCTGCTCACCGCGCAGGCGGTCACCGACAACCTGGTGCCGGGGGAGGGAGAGTCCCTGGTGGGCGTCAGCCTTACTCCCGCCCAGATGCCGTCGGAGCCGCTCTACGGCGGCGACGTCGTCCGGATCGTCACCACGCCCGGCGACCAGGGCGAGATCACCGACGAAGACCCGGTCACCATCGAGGCCACCGTCGTTGGTGTTAACCGGGTCGAGGAGACGGGCGAGACCGTCGTCGACGTCGCGGTGCCCGAAGCCGAGGCGGCCGAACTGGCTGCCCGGGCTGCCACCGGACGGGTCGCACTCGTCCTGGACGCGCGGGAGCGCTGAGGCATGGCGGTGATCGTCCTGGCCTCCGCGAGCGGTTCGCCCGGCGTGTCCACCACGGCGCTCGGGCTCACCCTCAACTGGCACCGACCCGTGCT encodes:
- a CDS encoding SAF domain-containing protein, with product MSMNTAQQARDEVGANVKAPPDHNHFPRLRRRRRRWVLALCAALVAAGGLGTAFAFTSVNDTQEVLVVSNDIKRGETIEAGDLAVVRVSVDPALTPVPGSQKAVLEGSRAAVDLWAGTLLTAQAVTDNLVPGEGESLVGVSLTPAQMPSEPLYGGDVVRIVTTPGDQGEITDEDPVTIEATVVGVNRVEETGETVVDVAVPEAEAAELAARAATGRVALVLDARER